In Caldicellulosiruptor obsidiansis OB47, a single window of DNA contains:
- a CDS encoding stage III sporulation protein AE codes for MGQKSLVSVCVFVFFIIALECCQASQFSQEYIKKTKEILNDYTEKDIRSYLEDIIEQKSPKLDIVNVLKEKILGQIFSTFRQISLIIIIALLYILIASVQTGLKNQSVANVTFLAFLFTEVLIVLQNLKDVLLDAQQTVQNACNFAEVFFPLFVSLIASMGYPTYAAVMSPKIMFAIVFSSEFLKNIISPFAYTYILIGILSNIDSGRLGLRRILGFCKTILMWCIVIGIVVFVAIVSVEGIANVTVDSLITKSIKYSVGNFVPFVGKILSDAADTLATSLAIVKNSLGVVGLIVLLIGIGISLLKILVVFVVFRVAAIFVGLIGDAKLAQFLDDYADVLILIFAIAFAALCMFVVAFSSSLFLLQVGR; via the coding sequence ATGGGACAAAAGAGTTTAGTTTCAGTGTGTGTATTTGTATTTTTTATAATAGCACTTGAATGTTGCCAAGCATCACAGTTTTCGCAAGAATACATTAAAAAGACAAAAGAAATTTTAAATGATTACACTGAAAAAGATATAAGAAGTTATTTAGAGGATATTATAGAACAAAAAAGCCCGAAATTAGATATAGTGAATGTTTTGAAGGAAAAGATATTGGGGCAAATTTTTTCTACTTTTCGTCAAATAAGTTTGATAATTATTATAGCCCTATTATATATACTCATTGCAAGCGTTCAAACAGGTCTTAAGAATCAGTCGGTTGCAAATGTAACGTTTTTGGCTTTTTTATTTACAGAGGTTTTGATTGTACTTCAAAATTTAAAAGATGTTCTTTTAGATGCCCAGCAGACAGTTCAAAATGCGTGCAATTTTGCTGAAGTATTTTTTCCTCTTTTTGTTTCTCTGATAGCTTCTATGGGATATCCAACATATGCAGCTGTAATGAGCCCAAAGATAATGTTTGCCATTGTCTTCTCGTCTGAATTTTTGAAAAACATCATCTCGCCCTTTGCGTACACTTACATACTTATCGGTATTTTATCAAATATTGATAGTGGAAGATTGGGATTGAGAAGGATTTTGGGTTTCTGTAAAACTATATTGATGTGGTGTATAGTGATTGGCATTGTTGTATTTGTTGCTATTGTGTCTGTAGAAGGTATTGCGAATGTTACAGTGGACAGCTTAATTACAAAATCAATTAAATACAGTGTTGGTAACTTTGTGCCGTTTGTAGGGAAGATATTATCCGATGCTGCGGACACTCTCGCCACAAGCCTTGCTATAGTAAAAAATTCTCTGGGTGTTGTGGGTCTAATAGTTTTGCTTATAGGGATTGGAATTTCGCTTTTAAAAATTTTGGTTGTATTTGTTGTTTTCAGAGTAGCAGCTATTTTTGTTGGTTTGATTGGGGATGCAAAGCTTGCCCAGTTTTTGGATGACTATGCGGATGTACTCATTTTGATTTTTGCAATAGCATTTGCAGCTTTGTGTATGTTTGTTGTTGCATTTTCCTCATCCCTCTTTTTGCTTCAGGTTGGAAGGTGA
- a CDS encoding stage III sporulation protein AF, which yields MQEILNEVALSLFYIVIIAIFIENLVNENYKKYINVFLGLTASMVLITPILENSEFLKFEFQKNLKKIESEFNQQGVYSQDIYRQALVQEYKNKLKDDIEDNVREICGKEIQVVNMSIYEDIDSHDFGRLKEIKIEGEYDRKVVEIISNKYHVPKDRIYFQKLR from the coding sequence ATGCAGGAGATTCTCAACGAGGTTGCACTCTCTCTATTTTATATAGTAATAATTGCAATTTTTATAGAAAACTTGGTAAATGAAAACTACAAAAAGTACATAAATGTCTTTCTGGGACTGACAGCAAGCATGGTATTGATAACACCTATTTTGGAAAACTCTGAATTTTTAAAGTTTGAGTTTCAGAAAAACCTGAAGAAGATAGAGAGTGAATTCAACCAGCAGGGAGTTTATTCTCAAGATATTTATAGACAAGCTCTTGTACAAGAATATAAAAACAAATTAAAAGATGATATTGAAGATAATGTAAGGGAGATATGTGGAAAAGAGATACAAGTTGTTAACATGAGTATCTATGAAGATATTGATTCACATGATTTTGGTAGGCTTAAAGAGATAAAAATTGAAGGTGAGTATGATAGAAAGGTGGTTGAAATAATTTCAAACAAATACCACGTGCCCAAGGATAGAATTTATTTTCAAAAGCTGAGGTGA